A segment of the Populus nigra chromosome 12, ddPopNigr1.1, whole genome shotgun sequence genome:
atctaatatattatcattttaatattttaaaaaagatatcgtcttgattttttttattcaaactatatttttatcggatatcaaagttatttttaaacctGCCAAGTCGACCAAATGAAACCAAATCAATTTctatatagtttaaatttttttatactaaaaaaacatattaacaaatgtttttaaatttaaaagaaatatctaACTTGCATcataacttgaaaaataatctaatatctaaaaatatttgattggaCACACACATAGCAGGCATTTAAATTTCGGTTGCATTATATAAATACTTCtatttgcttaaaaaaatttcGACGGCAAAGGCGTTTCCATctataatttcatttcaatgatttttattgattatggaCCCATCAAAAACAGATTTGGGCTTTTGTATTCATGAACGGGCTACCGAAATGACCGAAACACCATTAAAATCAACGAAACCCTAGCTGcctaaaacaaattcaatcccAGCCGTCCATTTCAAGACCCAGAGGCCAGTCACTAGGGTTTATAATTCAAGCTCCTTTATAAGTTCCACTCTCTTTCAAACCCTATTAGCCGTCTCCCCCTCCTCCCCCCCTACCAGATCAAGCTCCAACAATGGTAACTCTCAAAACCATATCTTTCAACTACATAACGCGTCAAACTGTTACCTGGATTCCATTTTATTAGACTTAAAAAGCTAcgatttttattgaaatttctttttttttctcgctTAAACTAGGAATTAAGTagtgattatgttttttttttggatttgttgaAATTGGTTTTTGCTAATTTGTTTGTTTCTGTTGTTGTTTGGATAGGCCTATGCGAAGGCTCAGAAATCTAAGGCTTACTCCAAGAGGTTTCAAGTCAAGTTTAAGAGAAGAAGAGGTAAAGATTGtcacttttttgtttattagatATAGTGTGTTGATAAAGTTCGTTtgctttaatgttttttgttgttttttctgctTTATTGATAAATGGATGGGGATTGTTTGTTGTAGAGGGGAAGACTGACTACAGGGCTAGGATTCGACTGATTAATCAGGACAAGAACAAGTACAATACGCCCAAGTATCGATTTGTTGTCCGATTTGTATCCTTTGTATGTTTTTTAACGtgttgtgatatatatatatatatatatatatatatatatatatatatatatatattattactgTGTTTTTTTTGCTGGTTAGCCACCGTTTTCTTGGGTTCTTTATTTACTGTATTTTGTAACTGTTGAAGTAGAATACTGGGTATCTTAAGGGGGCCAATCtgcattttcatttaaatatggGTATGAATTGTGCATGGTGTTGACATGAAATGAGTCCTTTTGTCTCTGAATTGCATCATTAGGTCTTAAGATAGTGGCATGTGAATGTACTTGCATGAAAGTCTGTTTACTTTATAGGTGTAGGTGTCTGCTCCTGCTCAACATGGAATTTGGAAAAGAACTTCATGTCTTAGATTGTGTTTCATAGGTTTGGCTTCTTAACATCTTGTATTTAGAGCAACAAGGACATTGTTGCACAAATAACATCAGCTAGCATTACTGGAGATACTGTCCTTGCTTCTGCTTATGCTCATGAACTTCCTCGATATGGGCTTGAAGTTGGTCTTACAAACTATGCAGCAGGTAATTATTTAGCTGAGAACTATGAGCTTCCTCAATATATGAGCTTCCTTGATACACACATGGCTCTAACCTTTTGCTTATTTGGAAACCTGATCAGCTTACTGTACCGGACTTCTCTTGGCTCGCCGCTTGTTGAAAATGCTTGAGATGGATGAGGAATATGAGGGCAATGTTGAGGTATACTCTCAGGATAAAGGATCCTTCGTCATTGATGAAActgactattattttttatcatactatttacttaaaaaatgaGTGTTACAAGAAGTTTTTGACGAAGATCTTGGGTATTAGGCCACTGGCGAGGATTTCTCAGTTGAACCAGCTGACACCAGGAGGCCATTTCGTGCCCTACTTGATGTTGGGTTAGTCAGAACTACAACTGGAAATCGTGTCTTTGGTGCTCTTAAGGTAAATTAAGATATGCTATCCAAATCCCCCTTTGTCATAATTTGTGTTctgtcataaaatattttatcactatagtataatatttatttaaagatttcATGCAgtcaattttatcaattatgtGGAAAATGTGTTAATgcaattatatttgaaatattgcTCTCATTGGTTTTATTTGATTAGAAGTTGCAGTTGACATTTTCAGTATACCATCCATTTTGATGGATGGacctttgttttcctttccatGAAGTAAATATTTTATGCCCTTGGCTGTTTGCTTTTTGTATTTGTAGTTCAGGATAGTCATTTAGTCTCTTTGAATTTCAATGTTATACATGTGAGTGCACATCATCATTTATTCATGGTAGTTGAATCGTGCTTTgatgtttttcatttaactaATTCGTGCTGTTTGCTGTTATAGGGAGCTCTTGATGGTGGTTTGGATATTCCTCACAGTGAAAAGAGGTTTGCTGGCTTTGGAAAGGACAATAAGCAGCTCGATGCTGAAGTTCACcgaaaatatatttatggtgGACATGTTGCAGCATACATGAGGGTAATACTGGCTAGTTGAAATTAACACTTAACTTAACTTTTCCTTATCTTGTTGTTTTAGCATCATAAAATTGCGTCAATCAGAAATTGTGcttgtatattttgttttatggttCTTGAATGTTTAGTTTGCGTTTCTTCACCCCAGACTTTGATGGAGGATGAACCTGAGAAATACCAGTCTCACTTTAGTGAGTACCTCAAGAGAGAAATTGATGCTGATTGTATGGAGGCATTGTACAAGAAGGTTCATGC
Coding sequences within it:
- the LOC133670020 gene encoding large ribosomal subunit protein uL18-like: MAYAKAQKSKAYSKRFQVKFKRRREGKTDYRARIRLINQDKNKYNTPKYRFVVRFSNKDIVAQITSASITGDTVLASAYAHELPRYGLEVGLTNYAAAYCTGLLLARRLLKMLEMDEEYEGNVEATGEDFSVEPADTRRPFRALLDVGLVRTTTGNRVFGALKGALDGGLDIPHSEKRFAGFGKDNKQLDAEVHRKYIYGGHVAAYMRTLMEDEPEKYQSHFSEYLKREIDADCMEALYKKVHAAIRADPTTKKSEKEPLKEHKRYNLKKLTYEERKEKLVERLNTFNSAADDEDDE